The Solanum lycopersicum chromosome 2, SLM_r2.1 DNA window TATTGCCCTTGTCCATATTCTTATTTTGCTGTTGTTGATTGTTATCAACAATATgttataaagttattttttaaaagaacatgttcattataaaatgataatattataaattccgagtaaaaatcatattttttgaaataaataatcaaatatttctCCCAAAATTCATGGTTTTCGCGATTGAAGTGTAAATGAAAGTTTATCAACTCTCGAGTAGTCAAGTACTTGGATGATGAAGTGTGAATCCCTCAatcaaagaggaaaaaataaagtATGGACACCTTTTTAatcaattgattaaaaaaaaagttagataGCCGAAATTGAGTTTGTGAAAGCTGGCTGAAGTTATAAAGTATGCAATCACCAACCTAAAAACAACTGTCTAATACAAGAAGGACAGGTTGAAAACGTCCAGTATCCAACCTGGGGCCTTTGGAGCCCACTTTGATTTCTTATATTTCTGATCTGAAAAAGAAACATGGTGATTCAAGCCTGCAACAATGAGCTGCAAATCGGTATTGTGTTCTGGGGattcaaaacttaaaataaataatttgacctTGTATATACCCGCGGTTCATTCTCAGGTATCTAGAAAGAATAGAAAAGGCTCCTGGCTGCTGtttctttattgaaatgtcATGGGGATCTTGAGTCTTCATTTGTCAAATTCAGGGGCTTGTAATCACCACCTCAGCAAAAAGAAAAGGTCACATTTGCTATACGAGGTTTAAGAGAAGTCAGCAGCTGCCTTTGTAGGGTAGACTTAACATATGATATTAGTTGCAAATTTTACTTGAACCTACTCCTCTCTACCATGACTAAGCTACTATTCAGCTCCCTCTAATAATATGagattatttttacttgttagaGAGCAAACCACTTTCTTCATACAAAGGTATGCATGCCACTTTCTCCCAAGAAACACTACTGCTATATCAAAATAGAAAGCTAAACAAGTATTCAGCTAAATTCATTGACCTCAAAATTCGTATTTACCTATAACCCAATTTatcaaaattgttaaattaaaataaaaaaaagtctcGAGTTATTTACCTTAGTTAGCAtactacaattttaaaaaatcattcacTTTTAAGTTAACTTCCATTGGTCTCACCTCAGGAATAGCTACATTGTAACAAAGGGATTATGTTGGCATTGGGGCAACTGAGTTTCCCTTGGAAAATGAGAAATGCCCTTAAGCATCACAAACTGACAACcagaaatttttgagaaatggaATATCAATCAATATTAACCAAAGAATAAGGTATTCTGTGTCCTAGATACAATAATACACCTTGTAGAACTGAACAATATTACAATGGAGtcatttgatttttgaatgCGGTGAACAGGGTGTTCCACTATATCATTAGGGCAGACAAAAAGACCTATCTTATGTACACTCCCAAGACCATCCATAGTAAACTGTAAATATAAAGAGAAACTTTTCATCTAACAACTTACAAATCATGCACATTGAGTTTTGCAGATGCAATTAATGGAATCCCCTTGATCCTCTGGACTGATACAGTTCCAGCCTGCTTTTAGCTTCCTGCAGTAAGGACTCCATATATTCATCTTGAATCAAGTAGGACTGTTTTGATGCCCATTCAAGAACTGTAAGCACCTCAGCTTGAGCAAGCTCTTCGCTATCTGGAACGTGCAATGCAATGTAGCATAGCAAAAGCAATGATGGACTCTGAACTATTTGTTCACCAAAGTAAACGAGTTGGATCAGATGTTTTGCACCTCCAGCACTTATGATTGCCTTGGAATGATCAAGGTGAAGGTAGTTATCCGAGCTAGCAAATTTTTTTAGGGCAATGGCAGCTTCCTTAGAAATATCTGCTTCTCGCTCGTCAAGCAGTTTTACTAATGGAGTAATCATCCTTGTCTCAGTAGCTCGAAAAGTCCTAGCCAAACTCCCAATAGCTTTAACACATGGAACAAGCAGATCTGAATCAGCTTGTTCAATGATTCTTAGCAATTGATCAACAACAGCTTTGCAGGCAGGGGAATTAGGCTTGAAGGCTGACCTTCTCAACTCAGCGTCTACTTCCGCCACTGATGTTATTTCCATTATTGCCATAGCAGAATCATACTGAACATCCTCAGGTCCTTTCTCTAACAGTACTGCAAAACAAAGCAACGCTCTTGATTCAGTGATACTACGACAAATGGGCGAATTTCCCTTGGCAAGCTTCCATAGTGCTCTTGCAGCCATTGCCTTCATATAAGCCTTAGTAGCAGGGTCCTCTAGCTCTCTCCCTTTATTATTCAGCCCAGATGAAGAAAGACTATGCTGACTGTGGTGGTGCGCTTGATTTTGCTTCTGACTGTTATTTCCATTAACCTTGGTCTGATTTAAACCATTGATAGGATTCTGCTGAGGCTGTTTTATTTGACCCTTCATTGCTGTAGCAACCACACTGTGCATGTGACTAGGCTTCTTATTCCCCAAGGGATGTGGAAGAGTGTGATTTTTGTCATCATCCTCAATCAACTTATGCGCTGTATCGGTAGCGCTACCATTGGTATTACTAGCCAAGACAACAGCGTGGTGCATCGATGTGGCTTTGCTGACAATGGCGTATTTGCTATGCTCCTGAACCGTCTCGAAAGCTAGATGACTAACCAGCAATCGAATTGTATTATGCTGGTGAAAAAGATCTTGACATTTGGGATAATGAGCAGCAAGCTCAGATACTGCCCAAGCCACCACTGCTTGAACCTTCATAGGACCTTCTTTGAGGATTTTCGCAAACACTGAGCAAACCCCAGCATGTATCATGTGTTCAACGCTTTCCGGGTCACGCCCAAGAAGACCAATTGCCCTAGCAGCATTCTCCTGACCTTCTGATTTCCCTTCCTTCAATAATTTCAGCAATGGCCCAACTCCACCTTCTTCAATAATCAATTTCCCATACCGGTCATTGTCTCTGGCTAAAGAAACAAGCGAATTAGCCGCGTCTGATCTGTCATCAACACTACCCGTGTACAAAATAGCGATCTGCTCCCAAATTAGGCATAAAATTGGCTCATTCGCAGCAATAGGAGGGAGACCCAAACAGTCATCAGCTCGTTCATCAGCTGAAGCCGAAACACGGAGAAGCCAAGACACGTCACCAATGGAGTTTTCCAATTGAGAAGACATTTTACGGAATTGTGCAGCAGGGATGATGGTAAAAACTCGCTTAACAAGTCCATGGGCTCTGCACTTGAGCACAAGAGCCAAAGCTTTCTCAAGAACTTGTTCGGTGTCGTCAATGATCCGACGCGTGGGCCGTTCATAAAGGTCGTTGCCGGCGCGTGCAGCCTGTCGGAGAAGAGCCACAAGTTTCTCAGTTTTGGACCTGAGATCAGTACATTCTTGCTTGAACGAACTTGCCTCATCAGCTGCCTTTATCACCTGGTCTGCTAACTGGATCGGCTTTGTCAAGATCTGCTTCACTAAATCCGCCATGAAAccccaaaaattcaaaaaccctCTGAACTACAACAAAACCGTAGATCAGATTTCTTAAAATTGAGTCTTTGAATAACCCCAAacctcaaaatcaaccaacaaaAGTCAGAAAACAGAGTCTTGAAataatgttttgtttttgtattgAGAAATGAAGAAGGGGTAGAAGAAAGGTGAGTTCGAATATGTTTTAGGAGTAGTAGGTTTGAAAGGGATTTGTTTACATTGAAACTTGAGAAGGTCTTTCAAGGTTTGGCAATGGAGGAGTTGGGGTTTGGTGACTGACTTGGACAGTCTTACGATTTTTACGAGGTCAAACGCCGTGTTTTATTGGAGAgcaatatttaatatattctgCTTTCCTTTTATAAGGTTAGACTGCGCTGCTCTGTTGTAATTAGCTGTCTCGATACTACACTATAATCTAATTTCACATCAATAAATTTTTACCGTGGTAATAAATTAACTATCCAAACATTTAGAACTGTCATAACACTACTAATAACATCCTATTTTATACTATTCATTTAATATAATCAATCATATTAACTTATACGAAAGGAGTAGGGTTGTTAGTTGGTCCTACTGGAAATTGTGTATCTGTTGGAGAGTAATATATGAATCAACATAGGGATGTGGAGATAAAAGGTTTTGAGCAGAAGCAGATCATAAGGTATGTGGGGTTTGTTATTGTGGACTAAATAAATCACATGCCTCCTTCAATGCAAGATTAAACGGCTACCCTTTTTTGGGATaatgtcttcttctttttctttttttttttcttatacagTATTTGATTCTCGtattatgaataattattttattttagaattttagtGTATCATTAACTAA harbors:
- the LOC101260985 gene encoding protein CELLULOSE SYNTHASE INTERACTIVE 1-like, whose product is MADLVKQILTKPIQLADQVIKAADEASSFKQECTDLRSKTEKLVALLRQAARAGNDLYERPTRRIIDDTEQVLEKALALVLKCRAHGLVKRVFTIIPAAQFRKMSSQLENSIGDVSWLLRVSASADERADDCLGLPPIAANEPILCLIWEQIAILYTGSVDDRSDAANSLVSLARDNDRYGKLIIEEGGVGPLLKLLKEGKSEGQENAARAIGLLGRDPESVEHMIHAGVCSVFAKILKEGPMKVQAVVAWAVSELAAHYPKCQDLFHQHNTIRLLVSHLAFETVQEHSKYAIVSKATSMHHAVVLASNTNGSATDTAHKLIEDDDKNHTLPHPLGNKKPSHMHSVVATAMKGQIKQPQQNPINGLNQTKVNGNNSQKQNQAHHHSQHSLSSSGLNNKGRELEDPATKAYMKAMAARALWKLAKGNSPICRSITESRALLCFAVLLEKGPEDVQYDSAMAIMEITSVAEVDAELRRSAFKPNSPACKAVVDQLLRIIEQADSDLLVPCVKAIGSLARTFRATETRMITPLVKLLDEREADISKEAAIALKKFASSDNYLHLDHSKAIISAGGAKHLIQLVYFGEQIVQSPSLLLLCYIALHVPDSEELAQAEVLTVLEWASKQSYLIQDEYMESLLQEAKSRLELYQSRGSRGFH